A genomic window from Lotus japonicus ecotype B-129 chromosome 1, LjGifu_v1.2 includes:
- the LOC130732597 gene encoding auxin-responsive protein SAUR15-like has product MLGKTKMVSIKKLAKKVKVVGGVDPDRGHLLEGYKEEENSTKQTTPTGFFAIYVGEERQRQVVPTRYLSHPLFKMLLEKAYDEFGFDQRNGLVVPCGVSAFQEVVDAIECNNGKFDLGKILAEIV; this is encoded by the coding sequence ATGCTAGGAAAGACAAAAATGGTGTCAATTAAGAAACTAGCAAAAAAAGTGAAGGTTGTGGGTGGAGTTGACCCTGACCGAGGTCATTTGCTAGAGGGatacaaggaagaagaaaactcAACCAAGCAGACAACCCCAACTGGATTTTTTGCAATTTATGTTGGGGAGGAGCGGCAGAGACAAGTGGTTCCAACCCGGTACCTTTCTCATCCTCTGTTCAAGATGCTGCTGGAGAAGGCTTATGATGAATTTGGGTTTGATCAGAGGAATGGCCTGGTAGTTCCGTGCGGTGTTTCTGCATTTCAGGAAGTAGTGGATGCTATAGAATGCAACAATGGCAAGTTTGACTTGGGGAAAATCTTAGCTGAAATTGTTTGA